Proteins encoded in a region of the Anopheles ziemanni chromosome 2, idAnoZiCoDA_A2_x.2, whole genome shotgun sequence genome:
- the LOC131293246 gene encoding cytosolic 10-formyltetrahydrofolate dehydrogenase → MSGAVNGTGKTNGVHSASTNGHQHPEDLKIAIIGQSNFAAEVLEVLLEREHMVVGVFTIADKGSREDVLATTARQHRIPVFKFPAWRRKGVPIPEVLEQYRSVGANLNVLPFCSQFIPMEVIDGASFGSICYHPSLLPLHRGASAISWTLINGDERAGFSIFWADDGLDTGPVLLQKQCPVYGDDTLDSLYKRFLYPEGVTSMAEAVDMIAAGTAPKIPQTEIGASYDPALFREENQYVNLNQSAVAVFNFIRGLDSVPGALAIVETESGTEVPVRLFGASLCARRSFANAKQIQFKGTTEPAYVCKEGIFITGTDGRLVKVKRLKRGNKVIQASQWFEQANAKPAAPLELTEKELESDAILRGIWKAILKVEIEPETDFFACGAGSMDVVRLVEEVKDTLEVPISNETLFMAPTYGEFMQEVVLRLRSGNDSVGVGANIGYDFRHVVLKANRREIVVPTQMFVGGRFVDAEGGKTLPIVNPTTEQPICEVAAASKGDVDEAVKSADEAFKTVWTNVSARERGQMMFRLAELMEQHKEELATIESIDSGAVYTLALKTHVGMSIDAWRYYAGWADKIEGTTIPVSPARPNHVLTFTKREPIGVCALITPWNYPLMMLSWKMAACIAAGNTVVIKPAQVCPMTALKFAELTVRAGFPPGVINVVTGTGSLAGQALADHPLVRKLGFTGSTPIGKRIMASCAESNIKKCSMELGGKSPLVIFADCDLEKAVRLGMSAVFFNKGENCIAAGRLFVEDRVHDEFVRKVVKGIRTMKIGDPLDRATAHGPQNHLAHLQKLQEYCTVGVKEGATLVCGGKRVPHLKGLFFEPTVFTDVEDHMYIAQEESFGPIMVISKFHSSDFEALVARANNTEYGLASGVFTKDIQKALLFAEKVEAGTVFINTYNKTDVAAPFGGFKQSGFGKDLGKEALNEYLKTKCVTVEY, encoded by the exons ATGAGTGGCGCAGTGAATGGaactggaaaaacaaacggagtGCAT AGCGCCTCCACCAATGGCCACCAACATCCGGAGGATCTAAAGATTGCCATCATCGGCCAGAGCAACTTTGCCGCCGAGGTGCTCGAGGTGCTGCTCGAGCGAGAGCACATGGTAGTCGGTGTGTTCACCATCGCCGATAAGGGCTCCCGGGAGGACGTCCTGGCGACGACGGCCCGGCAGCATCGCATACCGGTGTTCAAGTTCCCGGCCTGGCGCCGTAAGGGGGTCCCCATACCGGAAGTGCTCGAGCAGTACCGGTCGGTCGGGGCAAACCTCAATGTGCTACCCTTCTGTAGTCAGTTCATCCCGATGGAGGTGATCGATGGAGCGTCGTTCGGGAGCATCTGCTACCATCCgtcgctgctgccgctgcacCGCGGTGCCAGTGCCATCTCCTGGACGCTGATCAACGGTGACGAGCGGGccgggttttccattttctggGCCGACGACGGGCTGGACACGGGCCCGGTGCTGCTGCAGAAGCAGTGCCCGGTGTACGGCGACGATACGCTCGACTCGCTGTACAAGCGGTTCCTCTACCCGGAGGGCGTGACGTCGATGGCGGAAGCGGTGGACATGATCGCCGCCGGGACGGCTCCAAAGATTCCGCAAACGGAAATCGGTGCCAGCTACGATCCGGCGCTGTTCCGAGAGGAGAACCAATACGTTAACCTCAACCAGTCAGCGGTAGCGGTGTTTAACTTTATCCGTGGTCTCGATTCGGTCCCGGGAGCGTTGGCGATTGTCGAAACGGAATCAGGCACGGAGGTTCCCGTGCGATTGTTCGGAGCATCACTATGCGCACGGAGATCCTTCGCCAATGCCAAACAAATCCAATTCAAAGGAACCACCGAGCCGGCGTACGTGTGCAAGGAAGGAATCTTTATCACCGGCACGGATGGACGCTTGGTGAAGGTGAAGCGCCTCAAGCGGGGCAATAAGGTGATTCAGGCCAGCCAGTGGTTTGAGCAGGCGAACGCCAAACCGGCCGCTCCGCTCGAGCTGACCGAGAAGGAGCTCGAATCGGACGCCATCCTGCGGGGAATTTGGAAGGCGATCCTCAAGGTGGAGATCGAGCCGGAAACGGACTTCTTCGCGTGCGGCGCCGGCTCCATGGATGTCGTACGCCTGGTGGAGGAGGTAAAGGACACCCTCGAGGTGCCGATTAGCAACGAAACCCTTTTCATGGCTCCGACGTACGGTGAGTTCATGCAGGAAGTGGTGCTTCGGTTGCGCAGTGGCAACGATTCGGTTGGAGTCGGTGCAAACATTGGATACGACTTTCGACACGTGGTGCTTAAGGCGAACCGAAGGGAAATTGTTGTCCCCACGCAGATGTTTGTGGGTGGCCGGTTCGTCGATGCCGAGGGTGGCAAAACACTTCCAATTGTAAATCCCACGACGGAACAGCCTATTTGCGAGGTAGCCGCCGCTTCGAAGGGTGATGTCGATGAGGCGGTGAAGAGTGCCGATGAGGCATTCAAGACCGTGTGGACGAACGTGTCGGCTCGTGAACGGGGTCAGATGATGTTCCGGTTGGCCGAGCTGATGGAACAACACAAGGAGGAACTGGCGACGATCGAATCGATTGACTCGGGAGCTGTCTATACACTCGCGCTGAAGACCCACGTTGGTATGTCGATCGATGCGTGGCGTTACTATGCCGGTTGGGCGGACAAGATCGAGGGAACCACTATCCCGGTAAGCCCGGCACGGCCGAACCACGTCCTGACGTTTACCAAACGGGAACCGATCGGTGTATGCGCGCTCATCACCCCCTGGAACTATCCGCTCATGATGCTCTCGTGGAAGATGGCGGCGTGCATTGCGGCCGGCAACACGGTCGTCATCAAGCCGGCCCAGGTGTGTCCAATGACGGCGCTCAAGTTTGCCGAGCTGACGGTTCGGGCCGGGTTCCCACCCGGCGTCATCAACGTCGTCACCGGGACCGGTTCCCTGGCGGGGCAAGCGTTGGCCGACCATCCGCTGGTGCGCAAGCTCGGCTTCACCGGCTCGACACCGATCGGCAAGCGCATCATGGCGTCGTGCGCTGAGTCGAACATTAAAAAGTGCTCGATGGAGCTCGGTGGCAAGTCACCGCTGGTCATCTTCGCCGACTGCGACCTCGAGAAGGCGGTCCGGCTCGGCATGTCGGCGGTGTTCTTCAACAAGGGCGAAAACTGCATCGCCGCCGGTCGCCTTTTCGTGGAGGATCGTGTGCACGATGAGTTCGTGCGCAAGGTGGTGAAGGGTATCCGCACGATGAAGATCGGTGATCCACTCGACCGTGCCACGGCGCACGGCCCCCAGAACCATCTGGCCCACCTGCAGAAGCTCCAGGAGTACTGCACCGTGGGAGTGAAGGAAGGTGCCACCCTGGTGTGCGGCGGCAAGCGGGTACCTCACCTCAAGGGACTCTTCTTTGAGCCGACCGTGTTCACCGACGTCGAGGATCACATGTACATCGCACAGGAGGAGTCGTTCGGGCCGATCATGGTCATCTCCAAGTTCCATAGCAGCGACTTTGAGGCACTCGTTGCTCGCGCCAACAACACCGAGTACGGGCTGGCGAGCGGTGTGTTCACCAAGGACATCCAGAAGGCACTCCTGTTTGCCGAGAAGGTCGAAGCGGGGACAGTTTTTATCAATACGTACAACAAGACGGACGTTGCCGCGCCGTTCGGTGGATTCAAGCAGAGTGGCTTTGGAAAGGATTTAG gGAAAGAAGCTTTAAATGAATACCTCAAAACCAAATGCGTCACGGTGGAATACTAA
- the LOC131293247 gene encoding sodium channel protein Nach-like: MYRISQQSIDGTLSQDSESPYSLVVVIRTHAVSSMQRTTFKGLAQRVVRKIGETSEDAGRLAKFDWRGRFGRQLRELCNITALHGYSQIVRDGYSPLERTVWSCAVVASTISAITLLVISWSWSVETPTVTVTESTNFPTWNLPFPAVTVCSLNRISAAAALARATLMQRPANMTALELSRMFRLLLHVSGVGGGTDPAQYRVLHDILLSNNLEVPQLMGEFAPSCGTLLERCMWKGTQWRCDNLFQVVNSTEGLCCSFNYYGLRYDNYPKKMTVSVPREPRRVMAAGYQTGLSILLQPASDDYHSTDVASFGFKVLIHSSYDYPDNDAEIKILLAGTESFVALRPTATYATEDALGLPPSVRKCYGRDERHLNVLQRYSYVNCMVECRAAMIHAKCGCLPYQLPSNGTLRNCEVRDMGCLLAAKDLYLSAVPRVNSTVERLPYGSLEPPCGCLPACDKIQYSSEMVTGAMNRSFSFNSLSFFKDIQLENQSLVHIFFADLTATHYRTDIYQDSLGVLASFGGILGLFLGFSIITGFEMIYFFTIRLLFDVLAEKNKPLQ, encoded by the exons ATGTATCGGATTTCGCAGCAATCGATTGACGGAACGCTTTCACAGGACTCTGAATCCCCATATTCTCTCGTCGTGGTCATAAGGACACACGCCGTCTCATCGATGCAGCGCACAACATTCAAAGGGCTGGCGCAGCGCGTGGTTCGGAAGATCGGTGAAACTTCCGAAGACGCCGGAAGACTTGCCAAGTTCGATTGGAGAGGACGGTTTGGTAGGCAGCTCCGGGAACTGTGCAACATTACGGCCCTCCACGGCTACAGCCAGATCGTTCGCGATGGTTACAGTCCGCTGGAGAGGACCGTATGGTCGTGTGCCGTCGTTGCGTCGACTATCAGTGCCATTACGCTGCTAGTGATTTCCTGGTCCTGGAGCGTGGAAACACCGACCGTTACG GTGACGGAATCGACGAACTTTCCCACCTGGAATCTCCCGTTTCCCGCGGTGACGGTATGCAGTCTCAACCGTATCTCCGCCGCGGCCGCATTAGCTCGAGCCACGCTGATGCAACGTCCGGCTAACATGACCGCCCTGGAGTTATCGCGTATGTTTCGGCTGTTGCTGCATGTTTCCGGCGTGGGTGGAGGTACGGACCCGGCGCAATACAGAGTGCTGCACGACATTCTGCTCTCCAACAACCTGGAGGTGCCGCAATTGATGGGCGAGTTCGCGCCGTCCTGTGGCACGCTGTTGGAGCGTTGCATGTGGAAGGGCACCCAGTGGCGCTGCGACAATCTGTTCCAGGTCGTGAACAGCACCGAGGGCTTGTGCTGTTCGTTCAACTACTACGGCCTGCGATACGATAACTATCCGAAGAAGATGACTGTGAGCGTTCCGAGGGAACCAAGGAGGGTGATGGCCGCCGGCTACCAGACTGGCCTGTCGATCTTACTGCAGCCAGCATCCGATGACTACCACTCCACCGATGTGGCCTCGTTCGGGTTCAAAGTGCTGATACACAGCTCCTATGACTATCCAGACAACGATGCGGAGATCAAGATCCTCCTGGCGGGTACTGAGTCATTCGTCGCCCTCCGGCCAACCGCTACGTATGCCACGGAGGATGCACTCGGTTTGCCGCCGTCCGTGCGGAAATGTTACGGTCGTGACGAACGGCACTTGAACGTGCTGCAGCGGTACTCGTACGTGAACTGCATGGTCGAATGTCGCGCGGCCATGATCCACGCCAAGTGCGGCTGCCTTCCCTACCAACTGCCCAGCAATGGCACCCTGCGGAACTGCGAGGTTCGGGATATGGGTTGCCTGCTGGCTGCGAAGGACCTGTACTTGTCCGCCGTGCCACGTGTGAACAGCACGGTCGAACGGCTGCCGTACGGGAGTCTCGAGCCACCTTGTGGGTGTTTGCCAGCGTGCGACAAAATACAGTACTCGTCGGAAATGGTGACGGGTGCGATGAACCGGAGCTTTTCCTTCAACAGTTTGTCGTTTTT CAAAGACATTCAGCTGGAAAACCAAAGCCTGGTGCACATTTTCTTTGCTGACCTCACGGCGACTCACTACCGCACCGACATCTATCAGGATTCCTTGGGCGTTTTGG CATCCTTTGGTGGCATATTGGGTCTGTTTTTGGGCTTCAGCATCATAACGGGATTTGAAATGATTTACTTCTTCACCATTCGCCTGCTGTTCGATGTTTTggcggagaaaaacaaaccgttgCAATAA